One Sporomusaceae bacterium FL31 DNA window includes the following coding sequences:
- a CDS encoding alpha-1,2-fucosyltransferase, with the protein MIIVKLIGGLGNQLFQYSMARRISFISGEEIKLDLSEFKEYKLRVYELHNFNIIENIATPDEIEKLAGCNSIYTKFFKKITSILPFNKKTYVKEKSFCFDSEILSINKNAYLEGYWQSEKYFKDIEEIIRSEITIKSPLSGKNLQLAEKIENTNAIAIHIRRGDYASNPLTNEYHGLCHINYYHEAISLLLKKIRDPQFFVFSDDCEWSQQNLNLPYPTTFVNHNGSDYAYEDIRLMSLCKHNVIANSSFSWWGAWLNRNPQKMVIAPKQWFKKHEIDTSDLIPDKWIRI; encoded by the coding sequence ATGATTATTGTTAAATTGATAGGTGGTTTAGGAAATCAGCTATTTCAATACTCTATGGCACGAAGAATTTCGTTTATTAGTGGAGAGGAAATAAAGCTAGATTTATCTGAGTTTAAAGAGTATAAACTTAGAGTTTACGAATTACATAACTTCAATATCATTGAAAATATAGCAACACCGGATGAAATAGAAAAATTAGCAGGATGTAATTCAATTTATACTAAATTTTTTAAAAAAATAACTTCAATCTTGCCATTTAATAAAAAGACTTACGTTAAAGAAAAAAGCTTTTGTTTTGATTCAGAAATATTAAGTATCAATAAAAACGCTTATTTAGAAGGATATTGGCAAAGTGAGAAATATTTCAAAGATATCGAAGAAATTATTCGAAGCGAAATAACTATCAAATCACCGTTAAGCGGAAAGAACTTACAGCTTGCTGAAAAAATAGAAAATACGAATGCTATTGCAATTCACATCCGACGTGGAGACTACGCATCTAATCCATTAACTAATGAATATCATGGTTTATGTCATATCAATTATTATCATGAGGCTATCTCGTTGTTATTAAAGAAAATAAGAGATCCTCAATTTTTCGTTTTCTCAGACGATTGTGAATGGTCACAGCAAAATCTTAATTTGCCATACCCAACAACATTTGTTAATCATAATGGGAGCGATTACGCATACGAAGATATTCGCCTAATGAGTTTGTGTAAGCACAATGTTATAGCAAATAGTTCTTTTAGCTGGTGGGGGGCGTGGCTAAATCGTAATCCACAAAAAATGGTTATTGCACCCAAACAGTGGTTTAAAAAACACGAGATTGATACAAGTGATTTAATTCCTGATAAATGGATTAGGATATAG
- a CDS encoding glycosyl transferase, producing MKILHTVEFYHPSIGGMQEVVKQISERLVELGHDVTVATTRLESRCHCNINGVKVVEFDISGNFVRGMSGNVKEYQEYLLNNDFDIITNFAAQQWGTDAMLQIIDQVKCRKVFVPTGFSGLYLDMYKDYFNQMKTWLLRYDMNIFLSDDYRDINFARKCGVQNISLIPNGASEKEFSKDSHADIRAKYDIPSSDFLILHVGSHTGIKGHKEIIKIVNKAKIKNATVLIVANKVGIGCSYSCKLSQLVWKANVRHWLDNKKLIIKNLSREDTVAAYKQADLFLFPSNVECSPIVLFECMASKTPFLSSDVGNAKEIATWSKSGTILPTLVTKGGLSKVNIEGSIKILENLYSDRVSLSKMANSGYQAWLEKFTWEKIAQEYEKLYIQLLFKREPL from the coding sequence ATGAAGATATTACACACAGTTGAGTTTTATCATCCTTCCATTGGAGGGATGCAGGAGGTTGTCAAACAAATATCTGAGAGACTGGTTGAGTTAGGTCACGATGTTACAGTGGCAACGACTCGCTTAGAGAGTCGTTGCCACTGTAACATTAATGGAGTAAAAGTTGTTGAGTTTGACATCTCTGGAAACTTTGTAAGAGGTATGAGTGGAAATGTTAAGGAATATCAAGAGTACCTGTTAAATAACGATTTTGATATTATTACTAATTTTGCTGCCCAACAGTGGGGAACAGATGCGATGTTACAAATAATTGATCAGGTTAAATGTAGAAAAGTTTTTGTGCCGACAGGTTTTTCTGGACTTTATCTAGATATGTACAAAGATTATTTTAATCAGATGAAAACATGGTTACTACGATATGATATGAATATATTCTTATCAGATGACTACCGCGACATTAATTTTGCTAGAAAGTGTGGCGTACAAAATATCTCACTCATACCCAATGGAGCAAGTGAGAAGGAGTTTTCTAAAGATAGTCATGCAGATATAAGAGCTAAGTATGATATACCATCATCTGATTTTTTAATTTTACATGTTGGCTCCCATACTGGGATAAAGGGACATAAAGAGATAATAAAGATCGTTAATAAAGCAAAAATTAAAAATGCCACGGTTCTTATAGTTGCTAATAAAGTCGGTATCGGTTGTAGCTACAGTTGTAAATTGTCGCAGTTGGTATGGAAGGCTAATGTTAGACATTGGTTAGATAATAAGAAACTTATAATAAAAAATCTTTCCCGTGAAGATACAGTTGCGGCATATAAACAGGCCGATTTATTTCTTTTTCCATCCAATGTGGAATGCTCTCCAATTGTATTGTTTGAGTGTATGGCATCAAAAACACCTTTTCTTTCAAGTGACGTTGGCAATGCGAAAGAAATTGCAACATGGTCAAAATCTGGAACTATACTTCCCACTTTGGTTACAAAAGGTGGTCTAAGTAAAGTAAACATTGAAGGATCTATTAAAATACTAGAAAATTTGTATTCTGACAGAGTATCATTGAGTAAAATGGCCAATAGCGGATACCAAGCATGGCTGGAAAAATTCACATGGGAAAAAATAGCTCAAGAATATGAAAAATTATACATCCAATTATTATTTAAGAGGGAACCATTATGA
- a CDS encoding glycosyl transferase family 2 → MNTVTVIIPTWNRDKTIKEAIYSALNQTHPPLEVLVCDDGSSDNSEAIVKGIKDKRVRWIQGNRGGRPAIPRNRGILESHGDWLAFLDSDDKWLPDKLEKQIKKINLSNYKASCTNAHQLIPEKGIVGNLLKMSNEFITFDDLIKDNQVICSSVLIHRSLFTDVIGFPESEQLRALEDYSLWLRVAALTNFSYIEEPLLLYRDDAGNSIRGEETVDIMIQKKRVISDFLAWSKHNEKIHIYRNKIKRYYAKLMLKHIRNRFIQFLCR, encoded by the coding sequence ATGAACACTGTGACAGTTATAATTCCTACATGGAATCGGGATAAAACAATCAAAGAGGCAATTTATAGTGCTTTAAATCAGACACATCCCCCGCTGGAGGTGCTCGTTTGTGATGATGGTTCCTCAGATAATTCTGAAGCTATAGTTAAAGGAATTAAAGACAAGCGAGTTCGATGGATTCAAGGGAATAGAGGGGGAAGACCTGCTATTCCTAGAAATCGTGGCATTCTAGAAAGTCATGGGGATTGGCTGGCTTTTTTAGACAGTGACGATAAGTGGTTGCCAGACAAACTTGAAAAGCAGATAAAAAAGATTAATTTAAGTAATTATAAAGCTTCGTGTACAAATGCACATCAGCTTATACCTGAAAAGGGCATTGTTGGTAATTTACTGAAGATGTCAAATGAATTTATTACATTTGACGATCTGATTAAGGATAATCAGGTAATATGTAGTTCAGTATTAATTCACCGGTCATTATTCACGGATGTAATCGGATTTCCTGAAAGTGAGCAATTAAGGGCATTAGAAGACTATTCTTTATGGTTACGAGTGGCGGCGTTGACGAATTTTTCATATATCGAGGAGCCTCTACTTTTATACCGTGATGATGCTGGAAATAGTATTCGCGGTGAGGAAACCGTAGACATCATGATTCAAAAAAAACGAGTAATTTCCGACTTTTTAGCTTGGTCAAAACATAATGAAAAAATACATATCTATAGAAACAAAATTAAAAGGTATTATGCGAAGTTGATGTTGAAGCATATAAGAAATAGGTTTATACAGTTTCTGTGTCGATAG
- the yqeM gene encoding putative methyltransferase YqeM codes for MGIFGAYSQYYDLVYKDKNYAEEVDYVDSIIRKYKPDSKNILDLGCGTGRHAYLLSQKGYLVQGIDQSAEMLSVARNNWCNERISYVHGDVRTIRLGSKVDVVTSLFHVLSYQKTNQELEQYFLTVKEHLRPGGIFIVDCWYGPAVLSDRPVVRVKRLENDAISIVRIAEPTMYANENYVDVKYNIFIKNKQNSDICEFVETHSMRYLFKPELSLFFKMFGFKLLESKEWLTSKEPGFDTWGVCFVGSYEGK; via the coding sequence ATGGGGATTTTTGGTGCATATTCTCAATATTATGATTTAGTGTATAAAGATAAAAATTATGCTGAAGAAGTAGATTATGTAGATTCTATAATAAGAAAGTATAAGCCTGATAGCAAAAATATCTTGGATTTAGGGTGTGGAACTGGGCGTCATGCTTATTTATTATCTCAAAAAGGATATTTGGTGCAGGGCATAGATCAGAGCGCGGAAATGCTAAGTGTAGCAAGAAATAATTGGTGTAACGAGAGAATAAGTTATGTGCATGGCGATGTACGCACAATTCGGCTGGGGAGCAAGGTAGATGTAGTTACGTCCTTATTTCATGTTCTGAGTTATCAGAAAACAAATCAAGAGTTAGAACAATATTTTTTAACAGTAAAGGAACATCTGAGGCCAGGTGGAATTTTTATTGTCGACTGCTGGTATGGACCTGCTGTTTTGTCAGATAGGCCAGTCGTAAGGGTAAAAAGACTTGAAAACGATGCTATTTCTATAGTGCGCATCGCTGAACCAACTATGTATGCAAATGAAAACTATGTAGATGTTAAGTACAACATTTTTATTAAAAATAAACAAAATTCCGATATTTGCGAATTTGTGGAGACACATTCTATGCGATATTTATTTAAGCCAGAATTAAGCTTATTCTTTAAAATGTTTGGCTTTAAGTTGTTAGAAAGTAAGGAGTGGTTGACTTCTAAAGAGCCAGGTTTTGACACTTGGGGAGTTTGCTTTGTTGGTAGCTATGAAGGAAAATAA
- a CDS encoding aminotransferase DegT has protein sequence MSYAVPVNEPLLDGNEKKYLCECIDTNWISSEGPFVKRFEDEMANFTGRKYGIAVANGSVALDAAVIALNLQPGDEVIMPTFTIISCAAAVVRVGAKPVLVDSDALTWNMDVEKIEDKITSKTKAIMVVHIYGLPVDMDKILQLADRYGLKIIEDAAEMHGQTYYGRPCGSFGEISTFSFYPNKHITTGEGGMILTDDAELAKRCRLARNLFFRPEKRYVHDELGYNFRMTNLQAALGVAQMERINKFVSKKRSMGKQYTSLLAHVNGLQLPLPQTEYAENIYWVYGLVLDNEIPFDGTEMMKKLQQNGIGNRSFFWPIHEQPVFLKMGLFTDERYPVAERLARRGLYIPSGLALTENQIKRVVEVVIDIMSEVN, from the coding sequence ATGAGTTATGCAGTTCCAGTCAATGAGCCATTATTAGATGGAAATGAAAAAAAATACTTATGTGAGTGCATTGACACAAACTGGATTTCTTCAGAAGGACCATTTGTAAAACGTTTCGAAGATGAAATGGCAAATTTTACTGGGAGAAAATATGGAATTGCAGTTGCGAATGGTTCAGTAGCACTAGATGCAGCTGTAATTGCCTTGAATTTACAACCAGGAGACGAAGTTATTATGCCTACTTTCACCATTATATCTTGCGCTGCAGCGGTGGTGCGTGTAGGTGCTAAACCAGTACTTGTTGATTCAGATGCTTTAACTTGGAATATGGATGTAGAAAAAATTGAGGATAAAATTACTTCTAAAACCAAGGCGATTATGGTAGTACATATTTACGGATTACCTGTAGATATGGATAAAATTTTGCAATTGGCAGATAGATATGGACTAAAAATTATTGAAGATGCTGCTGAGATGCATGGACAAACTTATTATGGCAGACCGTGTGGTAGTTTCGGTGAAATTAGCACATTTAGTTTTTATCCTAATAAGCATATAACTACTGGTGAAGGTGGAATGATTTTAACTGATGATGCTGAACTAGCTAAACGTTGTCGTCTAGCTCGTAATTTATTTTTCCGTCCTGAGAAGAGATACGTGCATGATGAGCTTGGGTATAATTTCCGAATGACTAATTTACAAGCGGCTTTAGGTGTTGCACAGATGGAAAGAATTAATAAATTTGTCAGTAAAAAAAGATCAATGGGGAAGCAGTATACTAGCTTACTGGCACATGTAAATGGATTGCAGTTACCATTGCCACAAACTGAGTATGCAGAGAATATCTATTGGGTGTACGGTTTAGTGCTTGACAATGAGATCCCCTTTGATGGAACTGAAATGATGAAGAAATTACAACAGAATGGTATAGGTAATAGGAGCTTTTTTTGGCCTATTCATGAACAACCAGTATTTTTGAAAATGGGACTATTTACTGATGAACGCTATCCTGTAGCCGAGCGGCTTGCACGGCGTGGGTTGTACATACCGAGCGGACTTGCACTAACAGAAAATCAAATAAAGCGTGTGGTTGAAGTTGTTATTGACATCATGTCTGAGGTGAATTAG
- a CDS encoding NAD-dependent epimerase translates to MRYIVTGSAGFIGFHLSHRLLELGHSVVGIDNLNNYYDVKLKEDRNAILNEYSNYTFNKIDVVDISGLKNVFKNTNPDIVIHLAAQAGVRYSIENPHSYAHSNLIGFLNILECCRQHPVLHLVYASSSSVYGSNAKIPFSEDDKADYPVSFYGATKKANEVMAHSYSHLYNIPCTGLRFFTVYGPWGRPDMAYFSFVKDILQGNTIKIFNHGRMKRDFTYIDDIIEGIISVCRLLPNDRQLVDGLSRVYNIGNSQPVVLEDFISAIERALGRKAVREYLPMQPGDMEATYADVSALMRDTGYRPNSPLEFGINNFITWYCSYYRNKISGT, encoded by the coding sequence TTGAGATATATCGTAACGGGTTCTGCTGGTTTTATTGGTTTTCATCTTAGCCATAGACTGTTAGAATTAGGACATAGTGTAGTAGGAATTGACAATTTGAATAATTACTATGATGTAAAACTTAAAGAAGACCGCAATGCTATTTTGAACGAATATTCAAATTACACTTTCAATAAGATTGATGTTGTTGATATTAGTGGATTAAAAAATGTATTCAAGAATACGAACCCAGATATTGTTATCCATTTAGCAGCCCAAGCAGGAGTACGGTATTCCATTGAAAATCCACATAGCTATGCTCACAGTAATTTAATAGGATTTTTAAATATATTGGAATGTTGTCGCCAACATCCAGTGTTACATTTGGTATATGCTTCATCTAGCTCTGTATATGGATCTAATGCAAAAATACCATTTTCGGAAGATGATAAAGCAGATTATCCTGTGAGCTTTTATGGGGCAACAAAGAAAGCTAATGAAGTTATGGCACATTCCTATAGTCACCTTTATAATATCCCTTGTACGGGACTAAGATTCTTTACTGTTTACGGTCCTTGGGGAAGACCCGATATGGCATATTTTTCTTTTGTTAAAGATATTTTACAAGGCAATACGATAAAAATATTTAATCATGGTAGGATGAAAAGAGATTTTACTTATATTGATGATATTATTGAGGGGATTATTAGCGTATGTAGATTGTTACCGAACGATAGGCAATTAGTAGATGGATTATCGAGAGTATATAACATTGGTAATAGTCAACCAGTTGTTTTAGAAGATTTTATTAGCGCAATAGAAAGAGCTTTAGGGCGTAAGGCCGTGAGAGAATATTTACCGATGCAACCAGGAGATATGGAGGCGACATACGCTGACGTGAGTGCATTAATGCGTGACACTGGATATAGACCTAATTCGCCCCTTGAGTTTGGCATAAATAATTTTATTACATGGTATTGCTCATATTATAGAAATAAGATATCGGGAACCTAG
- a CDS encoding glycosyl transferase gives MKISIILPTYNRGHNIHIALNSLIKQNYPPNDFEIIVVDNNSNDNTKSVVSDYIKRHAPLRISYIFEPRQGLVYARHKGAEYAQYEILAYCDDDGIYDECWLLEISRVFSYNSDICAVGGKIVIKWDEEPPDWVVKYEPLLGKIDYDVGVILPTGYFINGGNFSIKKDILYRLGGFNPDQIGDWLIGDGETGLCRKLHEAKCPIGWSSKALMEHYQIVKKNATKQDIKRRFINNGVGIPYRIYVIERKGIIGLALNLFKAFLHMCIWTLKMCLGIVIRKDTATKYEATFEYYYHWCQFPYTWRIMSDQKFRNELLKDNWM, from the coding sequence ATGAAAATTTCGATAATTCTTCCAACCTATAATCGAGGGCATAATATACATATAGCTTTAAATTCGCTCATAAAGCAAAATTACCCACCGAATGATTTTGAGATTATTGTAGTGGATAATAACTCTAATGACAATACAAAAAGTGTCGTTTCGGACTATATAAAGCGACATGCTCCGCTGAGAATTAGCTATATATTCGAGCCTCGGCAAGGTTTAGTATATGCACGACACAAAGGGGCAGAGTATGCACAATATGAAATACTTGCCTATTGTGATGATGATGGAATTTACGATGAATGCTGGTTATTAGAAATATCGCGAGTTTTTTCTTATAATTCTGATATCTGTGCAGTCGGAGGTAAAATTGTAATAAAATGGGATGAGGAACCGCCAGATTGGGTTGTTAAATATGAACCCTTACTGGGGAAGATTGATTATGATGTAGGTGTGATTCTTCCAACAGGGTATTTTATTAATGGTGGTAATTTTAGTATAAAAAAAGATATATTATATAGACTTGGGGGGTTTAATCCTGACCAAATTGGCGATTGGTTAATTGGTGATGGAGAGACGGGATTATGTAGAAAACTCCATGAGGCAAAATGTCCTATTGGATGGAGTTCAAAGGCTTTAATGGAGCACTATCAAATTGTAAAAAAAAATGCAACTAAGCAGGATATAAAAAGAAGATTTATTAATAACGGTGTTGGTATACCTTATAGAATTTATGTAATTGAACGGAAGGGAATAATAGGATTGGCCTTAAATCTTTTTAAAGCATTCCTGCATATGTGCATTTGGACATTGAAAATGTGTCTAGGAATTGTTATAAGGAAAGATACTGCTACAAAATATGAGGCGACTTTTGAGTATTATTATCACTGGTGTCAATTTCCTTATACATGGCGTATTATGTCTGATCAGAAGTTCAGGAATGAATTGTTAAAAGATAATTGGATGTAA
- the cotSA gene encoding spore coat protein SA: MRIAFLTPEYVSEKNFDGGLANYLYRVSKALKCQGHNVEIFTYSDVNQMIIHDGIIVHRIYTNRLVTWLLRKIISNRICNVSEFILKSYFLYRRFLVEHYKEKFDIVQAASYKFPGLFVARSKKVPVVTRISSFEPFWRAACGISCSIDHILSEWLEITQMKHSNAVYAPSGLLSSIVSKYEPIKIDVIQPPFRFPQNLEWDEGVYRKKLAGKDYLLFFGTICRMKGVDFIWKNLPRMFKENDDIEFVFVGKGCLPDYFDDLNLYKRRIHKFESLQHTQLLPIVKNARAIVLPSIIDNLPNACLESMYLKKVVVATKNASFDEVIDDEVSGYLVDYNNDDEFCSLISRVCNAPSEELDMIGNNACNSIKEKLDWNNQIDQLIQYYRRNIKQ, translated from the coding sequence ATGAGAATAGCCTTTTTAACTCCTGAGTATGTATCAGAGAAAAATTTTGATGGTGGATTAGCTAATTATCTTTATCGTGTAAGCAAGGCGTTAAAATGTCAGGGGCACAATGTTGAAATATTTACTTACTCAGATGTTAATCAAATGATAATTCACGATGGTATTATAGTACACCGGATTTATACTAATAGATTAGTCACTTGGCTTCTGAGAAAAATTATTAGTAATAGGATATGCAATGTAAGCGAGTTTATTTTAAAAAGCTATTTCTTATATCGGCGATTTTTAGTGGAGCATTATAAAGAAAAATTTGATATAGTGCAGGCGGCAAGTTACAAGTTTCCGGGGCTGTTTGTTGCAAGGTCTAAGAAAGTTCCGGTTGTTACAAGAATTTCTAGCTTTGAGCCATTTTGGCGTGCGGCATGTGGAATTAGTTGTAGTATAGATCATATCTTATCGGAATGGTTAGAAATTACTCAAATGAAACACAGTAATGCAGTTTATGCTCCAAGCGGCTTATTATCATCAATCGTTTCAAAATATGAACCAATAAAAATTGATGTCATTCAACCGCCCTTTCGATTTCCGCAAAATTTAGAATGGGATGAGGGCGTATATAGGAAAAAGCTCGCAGGGAAAGACTATTTACTTTTCTTTGGTACTATCTGCCGAATGAAAGGCGTAGATTTTATATGGAAAAATTTGCCTAGAATGTTTAAAGAAAACGACGATATAGAATTTGTATTTGTGGGAAAAGGATGTCTCCCTGATTATTTTGATGATCTAAATCTTTACAAAAGGAGAATACATAAATTCGAGTCATTACAGCATACTCAACTTCTGCCTATAGTAAAAAATGCAAGAGCAATTGTTCTACCATCCATTATAGACAATCTTCCTAATGCTTGTCTTGAGTCAATGTATTTAAAAAAAGTTGTTGTAGCAACAAAAAATGCAAGTTTTGATGAAGTTATCGATGATGAAGTATCAGGATATTTAGTTGACTATAATAATGATGATGAGTTTTGCAGTTTAATATCAAGAGTATGTAATGCTCCTAGTGAAGAGTTAGATATGATAGGGAATAATGCATGCAATTCAATTAAAGAAAAACTTGATTGGAATAACCAAATAGATCAATTAATTCAATATTATAGAAGAAATATAAAGCAGTAA
- a CDS encoding methyltransferase, with protein MGCNILNRILRKVSNLATKNEKSKIINKGKKRNLYQTKYGDYFWLNDEGYIDKCIKETGIFEPHSTNVVKKLIKQGDVVLDVGANIGYYTVLLSRLAGDSGKVISFEPTHHYREILKANIKANNIKNCTIMDFGLSKNNDECEISIGQSSATMHWVDDSSPLKTEKIVLKKLDEIAEKLGVNRIDFIKIDVDGHEPAFFEGAWRSIEKFKPIIMLEVNHANYLDYGVTAWDFYDLLKKHKFFIYSEENLTEIKSKNQFLILCGNFSYSANIIISKENICI; from the coding sequence ATGGGCTGCAATATTCTTAATCGTATTCTTAGAAAGGTTAGCAATTTAGCTACAAAAAATGAAAAATCTAAAATAATTAATAAAGGGAAAAAACGGAATTTATACCAAACTAAATACGGGGATTATTTTTGGCTTAATGATGAAGGATATATCGATAAATGTATAAAGGAAACTGGCATTTTTGAACCTCATAGTACTAATGTAGTAAAAAAACTAATTAAACAAGGTGATGTAGTTTTAGATGTAGGAGCAAATATTGGTTATTATACTGTATTATTGTCAAGATTAGCCGGTGATAGTGGAAAAGTTATTTCTTTTGAACCAACTCATCATTATAGAGAAATTCTAAAAGCTAACATTAAGGCAAATAATATAAAAAATTGTACAATTATGGATTTTGGACTATCTAAGAATAACGATGAATGCGAAATATCTATTGGTCAATCTTCCGCTACAATGCATTGGGTAGACGATAGTAGCCCTTTGAAAACTGAAAAAATAGTACTTAAAAAATTGGATGAGATAGCAGAGAAACTAGGTGTTAATAGGATTGATTTTATAAAGATCGATGTGGATGGTCATGAGCCAGCATTTTTTGAAGGGGCATGGAGAAGTATTGAAAAGTTTAAACCAATAATTATGTTAGAAGTAAATCATGCTAATTACTTGGATTATGGAGTCACTGCTTGGGATTTTTATGATTTATTGAAAAAGCATAAATTTTTTATATACTCTGAAGAGAATCTAACTGAAATCAAGAGCAAAAACCAATTTTTAATTTTATGCGGTAACTTTTCATACAGTGCTAATATTATTATTTCCAAGGAAAACATTTGTATTTAG
- a CDS encoding sugar ABC transporter ATP-binding protein, protein MSNIVIKVESLSKQYQLGTIGSGTLYRDIQSLWARVNGKEDPNLQVDKWDASQLDSNKSFWALKNVSFDIKQGDIVGIIGHNGAGKSTLLKILSRVTGPTSGLIKIKGRIASLLEVGTGFHPELTGRENVYLNGTILGMRKVEIDRKFNEIVEFAEISKFIDTPVKRYSSGMYVRLAFSVAAHLDPEILIVDEVLAVGDAAFQKKCLGKMQDVGKEGRTVLFVSHNMQAIRQLCHRCILLKKGEIFLDSDVYSVIDQHLETDLITNLTENLSEIISTLPIDPSFRLNSVNLFQDGKMVVGNVKSGSTLEIQIGYEILRQETGLRVFIDLCDATGEMIFRSFHDEDNDGIPIVTSGKYVSTVVVPKDFLGPTTYQLYIRAGIHNVRSCLPNGIKILLNVHATGMYNRAYVGDTFRGKIAPILKWITDKDVDNGERNVM, encoded by the coding sequence ATGTCAAATATAGTTATAAAAGTTGAAAGTTTATCCAAACAATATCAACTGGGTACTATTGGCTCTGGTACTTTATACCGTGATATTCAAAGCTTGTGGGCTCGCGTTAATGGAAAAGAAGATCCTAACCTACAAGTTGATAAATGGGATGCATCGCAATTAGATAGTAACAAATCTTTTTGGGCTTTAAAGAACGTTTCATTTGATATAAAGCAAGGGGATATAGTAGGCATTATTGGTCATAATGGTGCTGGAAAATCTACATTACTCAAAATATTATCACGTGTTACCGGTCCTACAAGCGGTTTAATAAAAATTAAAGGACGGATCGCTAGTTTGTTAGAAGTGGGGACAGGCTTTCATCCTGAACTAACAGGGAGAGAAAATGTTTATCTAAATGGTACGATTCTTGGAATGCGCAAGGTAGAGATTGATCGAAAGTTTAATGAAATAGTTGAATTTGCTGAAATAAGTAAGTTTATTGATACTCCTGTTAAAAGGTATTCCTCGGGGATGTATGTAAGGTTGGCTTTTTCGGTGGCAGCGCATTTAGATCCTGAGATTCTTATTGTTGATGAAGTATTGGCAGTAGGAGATGCTGCTTTTCAAAAGAAGTGCTTAGGAAAAATGCAAGATGTGGGTAAAGAAGGGCGAACAGTATTATTTGTTAGTCATAATATGCAAGCAATCCGACAGTTATGTCACAGATGTATTCTGTTAAAGAAAGGGGAAATATTCCTTGATAGTGATGTATATAGCGTAATTGATCAGCATTTAGAGACGGATCTAATAACAAACCTAACAGAAAATCTTTCTGAAATAATATCTACTTTACCAATAGATCCTAGCTTTCGATTAAATAGTGTTAATTTATTTCAAGATGGAAAGATGGTTGTAGGTAATGTAAAAAGTGGATCTACACTAGAAATTCAAATAGGCTACGAAATCTTAAGGCAAGAGACCGGGTTAAGAGTTTTTATCGATTTATGTGATGCGACAGGTGAAATGATATTTAGAAGTTTTCACGATGAAGATAACGACGGCATTCCTATTGTAACTTCAGGGAAGTATGTTTCCACGGTAGTGGTCCCCAAAGACTTCTTGGGACCAACAACATACCAATTGTACATTCGGGCTGGGATTCATAATGTTCGATCATGCTTACCTAATGGCATAAAAATCTTACTAAATGTCCATGCAACTGGAATGTATAATCGTGCATATGTAGGGGATACATTTCGTGGTAAAATAGCTCCGATATTAAAGTGGATAACTGATAAAGACGTTGACAATGGCGAAAGGAATGTTATGTAA